CTATTTCGATCCGGCGAACGTCGCGCCGCTGGTCGTGTGGCTCGGCAGCGCACTGTCGGCCGACGTGACGGGCCAGGTGTTCGAGGTCGCGGGCGGGATGATCGCGGTTGCCGAAGGCTGGCGCACGGGCCCGAGCGTCGATCGCGGCGCGCGCTGGGCGGCGGCCGAGGTCGGCCCGGCGGTCGCGCAACTGCTCGCCGGTGCGCGCCCCGCGCAGCGCGTGTACGGGAGCTGAGCGATGGATCTGGCGCTCACCGACGAACAGGCGATGATCCGCGATGCGGCAGCCGACGTGCTCGCCGAACGCAGCGCGTCCGCCGACGTGCGCCGCGCGCTCGAGCAGTCGGCCGGCCGCGACGATGCGCTGTGGGCCGCGCTGTCCGGCGAGCTCGGCTGGAACGCGCTCGCGCTGCCGGAAGCGGCAGGCGGATTGGGGCTCGGTGCGGTCGAGCAGGCGGTGCTGATGGAACAGCTCGGCCGGCGCGTCGCGTGCGTGCCGTATTTCTCGACGGCGTGCCTTGCGGCGACTGCGCTTGCAGGCTGCGCTGATACGCCGCTGGCAAGCGGCTGGCTCGCGAAGATCGTGGAAGGCGCGTGCAGTGCGACGCTGGCGCTGCCGTTCGACCTGCCGGCCGGTGCGCGGCAACTGCCGGTCGTCGCGGAAGAAGCCGCGGGCGGCTACGCGCTCTCCGGCACGATCGACCAGGTGATCGACGGCGCGCGCGCCGACCTGCTGCTGGTGCCCGCGCGGATCGCGAACGAAGGGCAGGCGATCGGGCTGTTCGCGATCGACGTCGCTACGGCGTCCGGGCTCAAGGTCACGCCGCTCGACACGCTCGACGCAACACGGCCGATCGCGCGCGTGGTGCTCGACGAAGCCCGCGTGAGCCGCGACGCGCTGCTCGCGTGCGGCACGGCCGCAACGCAGTTGCTGGAACGCACCGCCTGGTTCGCAGCACTCGCGCTGGCTGCCGAACAACTCGGCGGCGCCCAGCAATGCCTCGACCTGACGCTCGACTACACGAGCCAGCGCGTGCAGTTCGGCCGTGCGATCGCATCGTTCCAGGCCGTCAAGCACCGCTGCGCGCAGATGATGGTGCTGATCGAAGCGGCGCGCTCGGCCGTGCTCGGGGCCGCACACGCGTGGGATGCGGAATCCGGCAGCGTGCTGCCAAGCGATGCATTGCGCGCCGACATCGCCGCCGCGAAATCCGCCGCGAACGACGCGTATGCGTTCTGCGCACAGGAAGCGATCCAGCTGCACGGCGGCGTCGGCTTTACGTGGGAATACGACCCGCATCTCTATTTCAAGCGCGCGCAGGCGTCGGGCGCGCAGTTCGGCAGCACGCCGCAACTGCTTGAATGGATCGCGTCCCATGCGATCGACGGCGGCGCATCGCCTCGCGACGAAGCGTTCGCGTCACCCGCCGCGGTGGCATCTCGTCCGTCGGCCGCACGCGCAGGAGCCCTCCAATGAACAGCGAAACGCGCGAACAGCAATTGCGGCATGAAGTGGCCGACTGGGTGCAGTCGCACCTGACCGGCGACTTCGCTTGCCTGAAATACCGCGGCGGCCCCGGCGACGAGGAAGCGTGGCCCGAGCTGCGCAAGGCGTGGGAGCAGGAACTCGCGAAGGGCGGCTGGACCGGGCTCGGCTGGCCGACGGACGCCGGCGGGCGCGGCTTCTCGGTGGGCGAGCAGGTGATCTTCCACGAGGAATATGCACGCGCGGGCGGCCCCGGGCGGATGGGGCACATCGGCGAAGGGCTGCTCGGGCCGACGCTCGTTGCATGCGGCACCGACGACCAGCGCGTGCGCTTCCTGCCCGGCATCCTGGCCGGCACGCAGTTCTGGTGCCAGGGCTATTCGGAGCCCGGCGCGGGCTCCGACCTGGCGAACGTGCGCACGCGTGCCGAGCAGGATGCGGACGGCACGTGGCGCGTATACGGCCAGAAGGTCTGGACGTCGCTCGCGCACGATTCCGACTGGATTTTCGTGCTGGCGCGCACCGATCCCGCGTCGAAGGGCAACAAGGGGTTGTCGTTCCTGCTGATGCCGCTCGACCAGCCGGGTATCGAGATCCGGCCGATCAAGCAGCTCAACGGCGGCGCGGAATTCAACGAAGTGTTCTTCGACGGCGCGCGAGCGGAAGCCCGCGACCTCGTCGGTGCGCCCGGCGACGGCTGGCGGATCGCGATGACGCTGCTCGGCTTCGAGCGCGGGATGTCGACCCTCGGCCAGCAGATGCAGTTCGTCCGCGAGCTCGAATGGGTGATCGACGCCGCGCGCGAATCGGGCGCGGACCGCGACCCCGTGCTGCGCCAGCGGATCGGCCGCGCGTGGGCCGGGCTGCGCGTGATGCGCTACAACGCGCTGCGGATGCTGTCCGGCGCGGACGACACCGATGCCGGTGCGGGTGCGCCGCTGCGCCGCGAGGCGCTGATCTACAAGTACTTCTGGTCGAACTGGCACCGCGACCTCGGCCAGCTCGCGATGGAT
This window of the Burkholderia lata genome carries:
- a CDS encoding acyl-CoA dehydrogenase family protein, giving the protein MNSETREQQLRHEVADWVQSHLTGDFACLKYRGGPGDEEAWPELRKAWEQELAKGGWTGLGWPTDAGGRGFSVGEQVIFHEEYARAGGPGRMGHIGEGLLGPTLVACGTDDQRVRFLPGILAGTQFWCQGYSEPGAGSDLANVRTRAEQDADGTWRVYGQKVWTSLAHDSDWIFVLARTDPASKGNKGLSFLLMPLDQPGIEIRPIKQLNGGAEFNEVFFDGARAEARDLVGAPGDGWRIAMTLLGFERGMSTLGQQMQFVRELEWVIDAARESGADRDPVLRQRIGRAWAGLRVMRYNALRMLSGADDTDAGAGAPLRREALIYKYFWSNWHRDLGQLAMDALGPRANVIDPADEKLTHLQRVFLFSRADTIYAGTNEIQLNIMAERGLGMPREARGTA
- a CDS encoding acyl-CoA dehydrogenase family protein, coding for MDLALTDEQAMIRDAAADVLAERSASADVRRALEQSAGRDDALWAALSGELGWNALALPEAAGGLGLGAVEQAVLMEQLGRRVACVPYFSTACLAATALAGCADTPLASGWLAKIVEGACSATLALPFDLPAGARQLPVVAEEAAGGYALSGTIDQVIDGARADLLLVPARIANEGQAIGLFAIDVATASGLKVTPLDTLDATRPIARVVLDEARVSRDALLACGTAATQLLERTAWFAALALAAEQLGGAQQCLDLTLDYTSQRVQFGRAIASFQAVKHRCAQMMVLIEAARSAVLGAAHAWDAESGSVLPSDALRADIAAAKSAANDAYAFCAQEAIQLHGGVGFTWEYDPHLYFKRAQASGAQFGSTPQLLEWIASHAIDGGASPRDEAFASPAAVASRPSAARAGALQ